gtgAGGAAGACAATGGATTTTATTCAGAGGAAGAAGCTCAACCGAAGAGACGAAGCTCTGGGCTGTGTGTGGCATTCAGGTTCCCTGGCAAGAGAAACTCCACCCACAAGAGCGGTGTGGTTAAGACAGAGACTAAGGTACCTCTGTCCAGGAGTTCACCTGTCAACGCgaagctgaaagaaaaaagtaagaaaaggAGAAGGGACCAGGAAGATGAGGTTCTGCTATGCCAAAATGGAAGAATCGAAGATAAATCTCATGCAAAAAGTAAAGAAACCCCTCAGGAAGATCACGACCCCACTGAGGCGTCACAAATAttgaacaaaagagagagaaatattcagGAGAACAAAGCTATGGTAAAGAGCTTTATTTTTAAGCACCTAAACGCATATCTGGTATCATACACTGCTCTTTTAAATACcgtttgtgtcattttgtgttattttcagcTTGCAAAGTTATTTGCTGACCTGAGTTCATTGCCTGAACTGAGCCAGATGGCAACACCAGCAGTgagttttctttcctttttttaaaattttatttcagtgCAGCATATTTAAAAGCCTCAAACTTTAGCCTTTGCAATAACTTACCATAGAGCAAACCACTGGCCGAAGGTACCTATGATCATGACTCAACATTTCTAATAGGCTGATCTAATTGAACGCCACTGACGTTTACCATTGCGTTGCTATTGAACTGAAGAGAATAATAATGCCCGTAAATGAGCTTATCTCTGGGGAGCTAAAGCTGGAGATACAGACTCACCAGGGATTATGTGGGAATGATATCTTAAACACACTTCCCTTCAATGCATGTCTTAGGCTGTTTGGGAAACATCCCCCAAAATAtctttgacccccccccctccccccctccctcccctgccCCCGCCCCCTGAACCCCCCCTCTCCGATATCTTTAGTACAGCATTCATGTTGCTCTCCTCCGACGGTTGTTTgagagatgtttttctttttaatagaaGAGGACAAAGAAGCCCTCCCCAAAGAAGCGGGTTTCTGACGTGCAGAGCGAGAGGCGTAACCCCACCCGCAAAGCGCGGCCCCCTGAGCACTTTGGGctggaggagaaggaagagtCTTCCCCTAAGGGGGTGAAGAAGCTTACTGACTTCAAAGCAGTAAACATCAAACGACTGATTGAGGTAAACTCATGATGAAAGCACACGCTACATATTTATGGTTGTACCGTTAGATTTCATGAATGATGTCGGGATGCCTAAATGAACTGCTGTAGGCCTATGTGAGAAATACCCATAAACATGTTGCATATCTCCCCTGTGAGGACGCCCTCTGTGCGATCCAGTTCAGTCATTTCTATCAAACTATTACAAACCAGCAGATATATCTCATTATTTTCACATAACTGTTTCTCCTAAAATGTTACTGAAAACAGTTTGGCGAGCTCAGTACAAAGACCACTCTGAGCTACTAAGTGTCAAAAGACCTTAGAGAGACTCAGATAGGTGTAGCTTACCTTCAACCTGccccatccttttttttctcaatagcATTAAATCctcatgtaaataaatgaagtcATAGAGTTAATTCTGTGATATTGTTGTGAGACCATTTCAGGTGTTAAACCAGGTCCATACCCGGTTTACATCTATATgccagagactctctctcttttttttttttttttaaactctgaacACAGCATGAAAACGGAAAAGTGGTGGTTAAAAGTCTCAGCTCTTAAATGATTGTCATAGATTTTGCTTATCCAACATTGTAAATAAATAGAAGTCTGAACTTTCAcctcaatgaaaacaaaacaaaggtgGATGAGGAAAGTCGCGAAGACAGGCGAAACCAGGCGAAACGTTCTCGGAAACATCGCGTCGTGCGGATGCCAGATGATATTACGGAAGAGGAACTTGAAAACGTGGCTGACCGCGCCAAAGACAAAATCCATGATAAAGACAATGTAAGGGTTTGGTTTTAATGTCACATAATAcctttttaaaatctgtcacCACTGATATGATTTAATCGTTTCTCATGTATTCTGTAAAAATAGCTGAATTTAATCTGTGTTAGTATACCGAACGTTTCTAAATTGTATTCTTTGCACAACACATTGTCACCTCTGTCACTGAGCCAGTCTAAGTGTAACTGAAACCTTCCAGGGAAGCACTTGTCACCAGTGCAGACAGAAGACTCTGGATACGAAGACAGAGTGCAGGAATCCCCTATGTCCAGGGGTCAAGGGTCAGTTCTGTGGACCCTGTCTGCGCAACCGCTATGGAGAAGATGTCAGAACAGTGCTATTAgatcctgtgagtgtgtgtgtgtgtgtacacgtgacTTTATACGCATGTAAATCTCATATAGATTTTTTTACTGGAATATCTCGAtgttgttaaaacaaaacatgaaaagcagATGTCATTTTACTGAAGTGGGTTTAGTAACGgcgtggtgttttttgtttgagacaTGGGAGTGCCCGATCTGTCGGGGGGTGTGCAACTGTAGCCTGTGCAGGAAACGAGACGGGCGCTGTGCCACCGGAGCCCTCACCCGAATGGCCAAGTACTTTGGCCACAGCAGCGTCAGGGACTACCTGGAGAAGTAAGCCGGCTTTTACTCCTGATGTGACATTTACATGTTAATATAGATGTTAGTGTACAATCTTACAAAAAGAGACTGCGCTCGAAGGACTGTGATCTGTCGTCAAGGGAAACAGCATAGAAGCTGTTATGACCTTTACTGATCTTAAGCGTGCTCATAGATCTTTATCGATTAGCTTACCCAGGTAACATAAAGTTAGTCagatttacattaaaataagtCGGCATCCCTGACCCCCTCCCGctaccccaccaccacccctacctcatttttttttctgtcaaaccGAAAACCGTGGCTTCGCTGTGGTTACAGACatatgaaataaactgttgtcttgttttccctttttatcCACAGTCTCCAGAATGAACTGTCATAAGAGCAGGTGTGACAGCCATACACAGAAAACCAGGTTCCATTTGAGACCTGAAGAGATTCAGAAGGCACATGAGGAAAAGCCTTGTTAAACTGCTCCACCTAAGATACTGAAGGTTTAGGTCTGAAACTTTCAGATGTATCTCTGTGAAGAATAACTGATTactgtaaccttttttttttctttttgattttatttctgttttattctcaaGGCAAATGTTTTTCGGACAGAGAGATTTTTGTGTTCTTTGAAAATAATCTTAAAAGGTAGGTGCAAAGACCAGATCTgtaagagttgtttttttttccctggaacACAttcctcctgtgtgtttaagggaAAGTAGTCAGGAGTTAAATGATTAGAgttctgtaatgtttttgacttgtagtcttttttttttttttaggttttccCCACGAGATGAACAGCAAATGTTTAGCTGACATCACTACTTAAGTTGTGTCCTAAATGTTTTAGTCTCACAAATGGGAAGTTgcaagctttttttgttttgttttttttttttgttttgtttttgttgtttttagaaaGATATCACTATCTGTCAAAGAATGccgcaaatgtttttaaaggaagGTACATTAAGCTGTTTTAAAGGAAGGTCGATTAGTGTGAGCAATGCATTGCAAGATTTGATCTTATCATTGTGGTGGttaaagagagatgaaagagaacaCATACTAAAGGGACTGAGAATGTTAAAAGATTATCATTAAACATAATCACTAAAATAGTGTATTCCTAGTAATTTCCCACTCACACGTGGAAATGTTGCAATGTTTCTTCttattgtttattaaaacaaaactctcATAAATCTCCAACTCATTGGACTTCTATAAAAACGAATTATTTCTTCTTAGCATTTAATCTCTgctataataaataaaaaccatatTGTGAgaggcatcttttttttttttgtatggattGTTCTGTAAGTGGCTCCATCGCTCCCAGCTAATTGCAGATGTACTGTCTGCAGCTTGCCATATTGTCACAAGAGCTTTGTTATAATTACATGTGTACAACGCTACTACTCGGCTTATGAGCGTTGTGTTAGGATTCAGACTTCTGGATGGAGGACCAGTGTAGAAGTCCTCAAACCTAGGCCACCTTATTGTTTCTCCTCTTAAGAAAAATGCATAATCAAAGGTCCaatctacttttttttaaagtaataatAGTAAAATTTAAACTAAGTTTTTAAGGCTTGTTTTATTGAGAAGAAACATACTGTTGCTTCACAGTCCCAATTTTTTGTACAGGAAATCTGCTCACTTTGTTTTATGTATTGTGGTTATGAGCATGGTGGAGGCAGGGCTTGGGACGTGCCAGCAAGCAGAGACCTGTGTCTGAGGCTTTGCTTGCTTGTCCTTTTTTGTTTAGAAATACATTTATGAGTGCTTcagtgggcaaaaaaaaaattaatggaGTATCGACAGAAGCATTACAATACCAAATTTACATCGTTACTGATAGATAGGCCCTGAGGGTGTTCATCGTGGCGAATGGTAATTGATTTTCACTGCCACGCTGTCCATTATAGCCTTGTTATACATGGAAAAACCAGAGAGAGGTATCGTCTCAAattggtggggaaaaaaacaaaacggacAAGATGTGATCTTAAATACATTGCACAATTATAgctaaaagaagaagaagaagtagttAGAAATGTAATAACCATAAAAGGAAAGTATCGTATGCTGCTGTTCTGTTTCCGCCCAATCTACTCTTAATGTGTGAAGGAGCTTAGTCTCAAGAGAGCCATTGATGTAATACTTGTGACCACAGAAAGCTCTCAGTGACACAATGTATGcaaatgttcatttattttcatggtACCTGAACCACTGTTGTACCCTTGCCAGTACAGTGAGAGAAGTTAATATTTTGTAaacagtaaatttaaaaaatgtcattgaCTGCAGTGGCCATCTCAATGCTATGTAGAgtgctttttaaatgttaaaagaacAGTTCTAGTCTCATCACTGAAAAtactcttttaaaaatgtagatATATTTTCTTAAACTCTATACCCGAACCAGTCTAAACCGTAGTGCTCGTTCATTTTGGAATTGTCCAAGTAATGACCCTCGCTCTGGTTTTGTGTTAGAGTAGTTACTGCTTTCT
This sequence is a window from Chanos chanos chromosome 12, fChaCha1.1, whole genome shotgun sequence. Protein-coding genes within it:
- the cdca7b gene encoding cell division cycle-associated 7-like protein gives rise to the protein MEIFESPSEDEDFLGFITTSSHLHSVDSWKTDLCFRSKFITDELAQIFTETDSEEEFEGFSKEDGVQRKGWRRSTSMESEQSSEEDNGFYSEEEAQPKRRSSGLCVAFRFPGKRNSTHKSGVVKTETKVPLSRSSPVNAKLKEKSKKRRRDQEDEVLLCQNGRIEDKSHAKSKETPQEDHDPTEASQILNKRERNIQENKAMLAKLFADLSSLPELSQMATPAKRTKKPSPKKRVSDVQSERRNPTRKARPPEHFGLEEKEESSPKGVKKLTDFKAVNIKRLIEVDEESREDRRNQAKRSRKHRVVRMPDDITEEELENVADRAKDKIHDKDNGSTCHQCRQKTLDTKTECRNPLCPGVKGQFCGPCLRNRYGEDVRTVLLDPTWECPICRGVCNCSLCRKRDGRCATGALTRMAKYFGHSSVRDYLEK